The following coding sequences lie in one Apium graveolens cultivar Ventura chromosome 1, ASM990537v1, whole genome shotgun sequence genomic window:
- the LOC141676488 gene encoding uncharacterized protein LOC141676488, translating into MPPLKIQPIDSESYEESRIRNEAAIKPVMKSRFKRLFDLQFPNVLRISTTEKPTICASEVYGKDGEIFEPSSVCLAKMVQNFIEDSNEKHVAQKCGRSRCNCFNGNSNDSSDEEFDSGFGDSIPTAWCGDFSDTIKGLIQCSSVAERNLLADTSRIIETNKSCKRKDDLITVVTDGLLFLGYDASICKSRWEKSPSYPAGEYEYIDVIAEGERVLIDIDFKSEFEIARPTGNYKTILQILPYIFVGRSDRLQQVVSIVSEAAKQSLKKRGMHIPPWRKFEYMRAKWLSAHTRTTSPQNDAMETLEKTENVENNDQCCVNCDCDQQLVALPENVSVFDEKISAISVPWQPPAVKPKSCDRGRAVVTGLASLFKEKA; encoded by the exons ATGCCTCCGCTAAAGATTCAACCAATTGATTCTGAATCATACGAAGAATCACGTATCCGTAATGAGGCAGCGATAAAGCCTGTGATGAAATCGCGGTTCAAGAGGCTTTTTGATCTGCAGTTTCCGAATGTTCTTCGAATTTCAACCACTGAGAAGCCAACAATATGTGCTAGTGAAGTGTACGGAAAAGACGGTGAGATCTTCGAGCCGAGCTCTGTTTGTTTGGCGAAAATGGTCCAAAATTTCATCGAAGACAGTAACGAGAAACATGTTGCTCAGAAATGTGGTCGAAGTCGTTGTAACTGTTTTAACGGAAACAGCAATGATAGTTCTGATGAGGAGTTTGATTCCGGTTTTGGTGATTCTATACCTACTGCTTGGTGCGGTGACTTTTCCGATACGATCAAG GGTTTGATTCAGTGCTCAAGTGTTGCTGAGAGAAATCTTTTAGCGGATACTTCAAGAATCATCGAAACAAATAAAAGTTGCAAGAGAAAAGACGATCTGATCACGGTTGTTACAGATGGATTACTGTTTCTAGGCTACGATGCTTCGATCTGTAAATCGCGGTGGGAGAAATCTCCTTCCTATCCTGCTG GGGAATATGAGTACATAGATGTGATCGCGGAAGGAGAACGAGTGTTAATCGATATAGACTTCAAATCGGAGTTTGAAATAGCTAGGCCAACCGGAAACTATAAGACGATACTTCAGATTTTACCGTACATATTTGTCGGAAGAAGTGATCGTCTGCAACAAGTAGTTTCAATTGTATCAGAGGCAGCTAAACAGAGCTTAAAAAAGAGGGGAATGCACATTCCCCCGTGGCGAAAATTCGAGTACATGAGAGCCAAATGGCTCTCTGCTCACACCAGAACTACGAGTCCTCAGAACGACGCAATGGAGACTCTTGAGAAAACTGAGAATGTAGAGAATAATGATCAGTGTTGTGTAAATTGTGACTGTGATCAACAATTGGTTGCATTGCCTGAGAATGTTTCCGTTTTCGACGAGAAAATTTCGGCAATTAGTGTACCGTGGCAGCCTCCGGCAGTTAAACCGAAGAGCTGTGATAGAGGAAGGGCTGTTGTTACTGGATTAGCTTCTCTGTTCAAGGAGAAAGCTTga